A single window of Vanessa tameamea isolate UH-Manoa-2023 chromosome 5, ilVanTame1 primary haplotype, whole genome shotgun sequence DNA harbors:
- the LOC113392424 gene encoding leucine-rich repeat-containing protein 57 isoform X1, with protein MRPPTDYDGTRLPAEAEEGDPRAPAMMICARLAGRAIIRVVGRCEDAQENSQLDLSECQLMQVPDAVYHLMRHTELKSCDLSGNVITKIPPKFTVKFSLITDLNLSNNQVAKLPDELCTLACLQRLDISHNSFVALPAIACQCPSLHTLLAHHNQIIEVDVDRLARSRALEYVDLSDNPIPPRTYEELKQLSRPSISISEREKEDWEEDLIM; from the exons ATGAGGCCCCCGACGGACTACGATGGTACGAGGTTACCCGCGGAGGCGGAAGAGGGAGACCCGAGAGCACCAGCGATGATGATATGCGCAAGATTGGCTGGACGAGCTATCATCAGAGTTGTAGGCAGGTGTGAGGATGCACAAGAGAATAGCCAACTAG aTCTGTCAGAATGTCAGCTAATGCAAGTACCTGATGCAGTATATCACCTCATGCGACACACTGAGCTCAAGAGCTGCGACCTCAGTGGGAATGTTATTACAAAGATTCCACCAAAGTTTActgttaaatttagtttaatcaCAG atCTAAACCTATCAAATAACCAAGTAGCCAAGCTACCGGATGAACTCTGCACATTGGCGTGTTTGCAGCGCTTGGACATCTCGCACAACTCATTTGTGGCTCTACCAGCCATTGCCTGCCAGTGCCCAAGTCTACACACATTATTAGCACACCATAATCAAATCATAG AAGTCGATGTGGACAGATTAGCAAGATCTCGAGCCCTTGAATATGTAGACCTAAGTGACAATCCTATTCCACCTCGAACATATGAGGAATTAAAGCAGCTGAGCCGACCTTCGATATCTATTTCAGAAAGAGAAAAAGAAGACTGGGAGGAAGATCTcatcatgtaa
- the LOC113392425 gene encoding ATP synthase membrane subunit K, mitochondrial-like: MAGGDSVDESQLKGFSKYFNSMTNRGRANTAKATYAFFGVVILYFTLKPKSKK; the protein is encoded by the exons ATGGCTGGAGGAGATTCCGTTGATGAATCCCAATTGAAgggtttttcaaaatattttaacagtatGACAAATCGCGGCAGGGCTaat aCGGCAAAGGCTACATATGCCTTCTTTGgtgtagttatattatatttcacacTCAAGCCAAAGTCTAAGAAGTAA
- the LOC113392424 gene encoding leucine-rich repeat-containing protein 40 isoform X2 has protein sequence MALAVTRVILRCENAQETQELDLSECQLMQVPDAVYHLMRHTELKSCDLSGNVITKIPPKFTVKFSLITDLNLSNNQVAKLPDELCTLACLQRLDISHNSFVALPAIACQCPSLHTLLAHHNQIIEVDVDRLARSRALEYVDLSDNPIPPRTYEELKQLSRPSISISEREKEDWEEDLIM, from the exons atggCACTAGCAGTCACACGAGTGATTTTGAGATGTGAAAATGCACAAGAAACTCAGGAATTAG aTCTGTCAGAATGTCAGCTAATGCAAGTACCTGATGCAGTATATCACCTCATGCGACACACTGAGCTCAAGAGCTGCGACCTCAGTGGGAATGTTATTACAAAGATTCCACCAAAGTTTActgttaaatttagtttaatcaCAG atCTAAACCTATCAAATAACCAAGTAGCCAAGCTACCGGATGAACTCTGCACATTGGCGTGTTTGCAGCGCTTGGACATCTCGCACAACTCATTTGTGGCTCTACCAGCCATTGCCTGCCAGTGCCCAAGTCTACACACATTATTAGCACACCATAATCAAATCATAG AAGTCGATGTGGACAGATTAGCAAGATCTCGAGCCCTTGAATATGTAGACCTAAGTGACAATCCTATTCCACCTCGAACATATGAGGAATTAAAGCAGCTGAGCCGACCTTCGATATCTATTTCAGAAAGAGAAAAAGAAGACTGGGAGGAAGATCTcatcatgtaa